A window of the Zeugodacus cucurbitae isolate PBARC_wt_2022May chromosome 2, idZeuCucr1.2, whole genome shotgun sequence genome harbors these coding sequences:
- the LOC105216352 gene encoding alpha-2-macroglobulin receptor-associated protein codes for MKIFVNVVLVLLLLQMHLAIGDKKQSKKYSREANEQYTPQKQLKSKEKSNEGEFKLTTERYDPDFRNLQRPFRMAKLNLVWAKAQNRLTEPKLKSLYMELKIQDKEEIAWKQLSSQHKDKEGIKEAELRQKLVGIMSTYDLLEHFEDTQDKDKVKPYKKFYDPDDSHLNKSAFKDKKLNRLWAKAEVAGFTKEELDSLKQEFQHHQDKVDVYYSLLEDIGSTGGQKHENAINEDELDIFNMVGNDPNENEINTPEMNLKKYESDINKLRDHHHGIKDHYERLERLISSGPHSQEFVEPKVQGLWRVAQASNFTEKELSSIKYELHHFESRLLKLRNLHAEHAMQKEKYKNEKQKDKSGRFEDMEDHIKKQTRKVEKIQDTIEKTIFRHSEL; via the exons atgaaaatcttcGTTAACGTTGTGCTGGTGCTTTTGCTCTTGCAAATGCATTTGGCCATTGGtgataaaaaacaaagcaagaaaTATTCTCGTGAAGCTAATGAACAATACACACCACAAAAACAACTCAAGTCGAAAGAAAAATCTAATGAAGGCGAGTTTAAACTTACAACAGAGCGCTATGACCCCGATTTCCGTAATCTACAACGACCTTTCCGAATGGCCAAACTAAATTTGGTCTGGGCTAAGGCACAAAAT CGACTGACTGAACCAAAATTGAAGTCTTTGTACATGGAACTCAAAATACAAGATAAGGAAGAGATCGCATGGAAACAATTGAGTTCACAGCACAAAGATAAAGAAGGTATTAAAGAAGCTGAATTGCGTCAAAAATTGGTTGGTATTATGAGCACATATGACTTATTGGAACATTTCGAAGATACGCAAGATAAAGACAAGGTTAAACCATATAAG aaattttatgacCCAGACGATAGCCACTTAAATAAAAGTgcatttaaagataaaaaacttAATCGTCTCTGGGCTAAAGCAGAAGTAGCGGGATTTACTAAGGAAGAACTTGATTCCCTTAAGCAAGAATTTCAACATCATCAAGATAAAGTTGATGTATACTATAGCTTATTGGAAGATATAGGTTCAACGGGCGGTCAAAAACATGAAA aTGCCATAAATGAAGATGAGCTCGATATATTCAACATGGTCGGAAATGATCCCAATGAAAATGAGATTAATACGCctgaaatgaatttaaaaaaatacgaaagcGATATAAACAAGTTGCGCGATCACCATCACGGCATTAAAGATCATTATGAGCGTTTGGAACGCTTAATTTCTTCGGGACCACATAGTCAAGAATTTGTTGAACCAAAAGTACAAGGTCTATGGCGTGTTGCACAAGCCAGTAATTTTACAGAAAAGGAATTGAGTTCCATCAAATACGAATTGCATCATTTTGAAAGCAGACTGCTCAAACTGCGTAATCTACATGCTGAGCACGCTATGCAGAAAGAGAAATACAAG AACGAGAAGCAAAAGGACAAAAGCGGACGTTTTGAGGACATGGAAGATCACATTAAGAAACAAACGcgtaaagttgaaaaaatacaaGATACAATTGAAAAAACTATATTCAGACATTCGGAGCTGTAG
- the LOC105216355 gene encoding abl interactor 2 isoform X1 has protein sequence MASENIMDELASLIRTEIPDGRQSLRDSYTNLERVADYCEDTYYREENKKAALEATKNYTTQSLASVAYQINTLAYSYMQLLELQAQQLCEMESQMNHIAQTVHIHKEKVARREIGVLTANKVSSRQFKIVAPINPEKPIKYVRKPIDYSILDDIGHGVNSTQTRQQKHRGSSHGSIQSLATSSLAPSVGPPPTTKPPTPPQMTRGNTGTLGKSSMSNTGTLGKSSREYRTPPVVNPPQVPSHYAPNYPIGHPKRMSSASSSTTVTGISSMGIGGPGGTSGAPSVVSERERERGGGYSALPMPPSQQIATHVNLPSAGMMQSLPPPPPTTYDDRSSMPPPPSPLTVSQHEISEQSHIGMHTLGRNHNRNNFSVNFARPGSQSPPLPPPPPPEEEHQDFGRPRTSAGQGQLAPIVPEDQNLPGWVPKNYIEKVVAIYDYYADKDDELSFQESSVLYVLKKNDDGWWEGVMDGVTGLFPGNYVEPCV, from the exons ATGGCCAGTGAAAACATAATGGACGAATTAGCATCATTAATACGTACGGAAATTCCGGATGGCAGACAGAGTTTGCGTGATAGTTATACAAATTTAGAACGTGTTGCCGATTATTGTGAGGACACGTATTACCg TGAGGAGAACAAAAAAGCGGCACTAGAGGCTACCAAAAACTATACAACGCAGTCATTGGCCAGTGTGGCTTATCAGATTAATACTCTCGCTTATAGTTATATGCAACTTTTAGAGTTGCAAGCACAACAATTATGTGAAATGGAATCACAAATGAATCATATTGCTCAAACAGTGCATATTCACAAAGAAAAAGTGGCTCGACG TGaaattggtgtgcttactgctAATAAAGTAAGCTCACGACAATTCAAAATAGTCGCGCCCATTAATCCAGAAAAACCAATCAAGTATGTACGCAAGCCAATTGACTATTCGATATTGGATGATATCGGTCATGGTGTTAATTCTACGCAAACACGCCAACAAAAGCATCGTGGATCTAGTCATGGGTCCATACAATCATTGGCAACATCTTCGCTGGCACCCTCCGTCGGTCCGCCACCAACTACAAAACCACCAACACCACCGCAAATGACACGCGGAAATACTGGTACACTGGGTAAATCTTCGATGAGCAACACCGGTACGCTTGGCAAAAGTTCGCGTGAATATCGAACGCCACCGGTTGTTAATCCACCACAAGTGCCTTCGCACTATGCACCCAACTATCCGATTGGGCATCCAAAACGTATGTCATCAGCTTCCTCAAGCACCACAGTCACCGGTATCAGCAGTATGGGTATTGGTGGACCGGGCGGCACTAGTGGTGCACCAAGTGTGGTTAGTGAACGTGAACGTGAGCGCGGCGGTGGTTATAGTGCATTGCCTATGCCGCCTAGTCAACAAATAGCAACGCATGTCAATTTACCATCAGCGGGTATGATGCAATCtttgccaccaccaccgccaacaACATACGACGACAGAAGCAGTATGCCGC CGCCACCATCGCCACTCACTGTTTCACAACATGAAATTAGCGAACAAAGTCACATTGGTATGCAcacactgggcagaaatcacaacAG aaataatttcagTGTGAACTTTGCAAGACCTGGCTCACAGTCGCCACCACtaccaccgccaccgccgcctGAGGAGGAACATCAAGACTTTGGACGGCCACGTACATCGGCAGGACAAGGTCAATTGGCGCCTATCGTGCCCGAGGATCAGAACTTACCCGGTTGGGTGCCAAAGAATTACATCGAAAAGG TTGTCgcaatttatgattattatgcCGATAAAGATGATGAATTGAGCTTTCAAGAAAGCTCTGTCTTATATGTGCTAAAGAAAAACGATGATGGTTGGTGGGAAGGCGTAATGGACGGTGTGACCGGTCTGTTTCCGGGTAATTACGTGGAGCCATGTGTGTAA
- the LOC105216355 gene encoding abl interactor 2 isoform X2, which yields MASENIMDELASLIRTEIPDGRQSLRDSYTNLERVADYCEDTYYREENKKAALEATKNYTTQSLASVAYQINTLAYSYMQLLELQAQQLCEMESQMNHIAQTVHIHKEKVARREIGVLTANKVSSRQFKIVAPINPEKPIKYVRKPIDYSILDDIGHGVNSTQTRQQKHRGSSHGSIQSLATSSLAPSVGPPPTTKPPTPPQMTRGNTGTLGKSSMSNTGTLGKSSREYRTPPVVNPPQVPSHYAPNYPIGHPKRMSSASSSTTVTGISSMGIGGPGGTSGAPSVVSERERERGGGYSALPMPPSQQIATHVNLPSAGMMQSLPPPPPTTYDDRSSMPPPPSPLTVSQHEISEQSHIGMHTLGRNHNSVNFARPGSQSPPLPPPPPPEEEHQDFGRPRTSAGQGQLAPIVPEDQNLPGWVPKNYIEKVVAIYDYYADKDDELSFQESSVLYVLKKNDDGWWEGVMDGVTGLFPGNYVEPCV from the exons ATGGCCAGTGAAAACATAATGGACGAATTAGCATCATTAATACGTACGGAAATTCCGGATGGCAGACAGAGTTTGCGTGATAGTTATACAAATTTAGAACGTGTTGCCGATTATTGTGAGGACACGTATTACCg TGAGGAGAACAAAAAAGCGGCACTAGAGGCTACCAAAAACTATACAACGCAGTCATTGGCCAGTGTGGCTTATCAGATTAATACTCTCGCTTATAGTTATATGCAACTTTTAGAGTTGCAAGCACAACAATTATGTGAAATGGAATCACAAATGAATCATATTGCTCAAACAGTGCATATTCACAAAGAAAAAGTGGCTCGACG TGaaattggtgtgcttactgctAATAAAGTAAGCTCACGACAATTCAAAATAGTCGCGCCCATTAATCCAGAAAAACCAATCAAGTATGTACGCAAGCCAATTGACTATTCGATATTGGATGATATCGGTCATGGTGTTAATTCTACGCAAACACGCCAACAAAAGCATCGTGGATCTAGTCATGGGTCCATACAATCATTGGCAACATCTTCGCTGGCACCCTCCGTCGGTCCGCCACCAACTACAAAACCACCAACACCACCGCAAATGACACGCGGAAATACTGGTACACTGGGTAAATCTTCGATGAGCAACACCGGTACGCTTGGCAAAAGTTCGCGTGAATATCGAACGCCACCGGTTGTTAATCCACCACAAGTGCCTTCGCACTATGCACCCAACTATCCGATTGGGCATCCAAAACGTATGTCATCAGCTTCCTCAAGCACCACAGTCACCGGTATCAGCAGTATGGGTATTGGTGGACCGGGCGGCACTAGTGGTGCACCAAGTGTGGTTAGTGAACGTGAACGTGAGCGCGGCGGTGGTTATAGTGCATTGCCTATGCCGCCTAGTCAACAAATAGCAACGCATGTCAATTTACCATCAGCGGGTATGATGCAATCtttgccaccaccaccgccaacaACATACGACGACAGAAGCAGTATGCCGC CGCCACCATCGCCACTCACTGTTTCACAACATGAAATTAGCGAACAAAGTCACATTGGTATGCAcacactgggcagaaatcacaacAG TGTGAACTTTGCAAGACCTGGCTCACAGTCGCCACCACtaccaccgccaccgccgcctGAGGAGGAACATCAAGACTTTGGACGGCCACGTACATCGGCAGGACAAGGTCAATTGGCGCCTATCGTGCCCGAGGATCAGAACTTACCCGGTTGGGTGCCAAAGAATTACATCGAAAAGG TTGTCgcaatttatgattattatgcCGATAAAGATGATGAATTGAGCTTTCAAGAAAGCTCTGTCTTATATGTGCTAAAGAAAAACGATGATGGTTGGTGGGAAGGCGTAATGGACGGTGTGACCGGTCTGTTTCCGGGTAATTACGTGGAGCCATGTGTGTAA
- the LOC105216357 gene encoding kinesin-like protein KIF19 produces the protein MAQNGCWSSSSGGSSSSSAAQSRGLATANGPQEERLVVVVRVRPSDESTDHCIDVISEKSLLFDDGGKSRPRQYSYDHVFKETDTQEKVYKKTTAPLVKDVLNGLNAAVFAYGATGSGKTHTMLGPCRKKVTSTATERGATAAYDVDANNNESGLMVRAIEEIFKNIDDTSNNGSKVSISYLEIYNELIRDLLNPGGPLELREDNRGQRITVAGLSEITTTSRQEVVSLLLKGNKARTMEPTAANQTSSRSHALLSITVQTKTPLGTKQGRLFLTDLAGSERAKKTKNRGKRLQEGAHINRSLLALGNCINALSGGARYVNYRDSKLTRLLKEALSGKCKTVMIAHVAPEAKHRDESKNTLVYADRANSISTRLQNSVYLDEVKNFPTKHYQNLVTELREEVTRLRGKMLTERPRSGAAAAAAAQPVRTTEEDEKRKTELRYLREQIVLTFKQQMKLRRKLLEAESHLLGLELDAERQHMIISHWQGRMGKLYDSPADDDIESEGAIALKNAWGELSAIEKETRRYKEIRERTEQELELCRQKGVQLEDELPERITSDEERELLALLCRVHELEADKVSLQAERLARQAELRRRDLQLLRAERQRRLCEDIISSQRRLIEEGNVELPDELRELYGLYQQEIHAGVVTPATSYERKLPPIYTAGSESPGSSSSSEWSPGSPLPPIDSQVLSAFQDGPDRHMGPLVNPRLPKLSATTTPATRRGTAIRMAKHAPNNT, from the exons ATGGCACAAAACGGTTGTTGGTCAAGCAGTAGTGGTGGCAGCTCATCCTCGTCGGCAGCGCAGAGTCGTGGACTAGCGACAGCAAACGGGCCGCAAGAGGAACGTTTAGTG GTTGTGGTTCGAGTGCGGCCCAGCGATGAAAGCACCGACCATTGCATTGATGTGATTTCTGAGAAATCACTGTTGTTTGATGATGGTGGTAAAAGTCGGCCGCGGCAATACTCGTACGATCATGTTTTCAAAGAAACCGACACGCAG gaAAAGGTCTATAAGAAAACGACGGCGCCTTTGGTCAAAGATGTGCTCAATGGCCTTAACGCGGCGGTATTCGCTTATGGCGCAACCGGTTCTGGCAAAACACACACCATGTTGGGACCTTGCCGTAAGAAAGTCACTTCAACAGCCACTGAACGTGGCGCCACCGCAGCTTACGATGTCGATGCCAATAACAATGAGAGTGGACTGATGGTACGCGCTatcgaagaaatatttaaaaatatcgacGATACGTCGAATAATGGTAGCAAG GTATCCATTTCCTACTTGGAAATATACAATGAGCTTATACGTGATCTGCTGAATCCTGGCGGACCGCTTGAACTGCGTGAAGATAATCGTGGTCAACGCATAACCGTCGCCGGTCTCTCCGAGATCACCACGACGAGTCGGCAAGAGGTCGTTTCACTGTTGCTCAAAGGCAACAAAGCACGCACCATGGAGCCGACAGCAGCGAACCAAACATCATCGCGCAGCCATGCGTTGCTCAGCATTACAGTACAGACGAAAACTCCGTTGGGCACAAAACAAGGTCGTCTCTTTCTCACCGATCTGGCAGGCTCGGAACGCGCAAAGAAGACAAAGAATCGTGGTAAGCGTCTACAAGAAGGTGCACACATCAATCGCAGTCTACTGGCGCTTGGCAATTGCATCAATGCGCTGTCGGGTGGTGCGCGTTACGTAAACTATCGTGATTCGAAGCTGACACGTTTATTAAAGGAGGCGTTAAGTGGCAAATGCAAGACCGTTATGATTGCGCATGTCGCACCCGAAGCAAAGCATCGTGACGAATCAAAGAATACACTTGTATATGCGGATCGCGCGAATAGCATTTCTACGCGTTTACAAAATTCCGTTTATCTCGATGAGGTCAAAAACTTTCCCACAAAACACTACCAAAATCTGGTAACCGAATTACGCGAAGAGGTGACACGTCTGCGTGGTAAGATGCTTACAGAACGGCCGCGTAGTGGTGCCGCGGCGGCTGCTGCCGCACAACCTGTGCGCACCACCGAAGAGGATGAGAAACGTAAGACGGAGTTACGTTACTTGCGCGAGCAGATCGTGCTCACATTCAAGCAACAAATGAAGCTGCGTCGCAAGCTGCTCGAAGCGGAGAGTCATTTGCTTGGTTTGGAGCTCGATGCCGAGCGTCAGCATATGATCATATCACACTGGCAAGGACGCATGGGTAAACTTTACGATTCACCAGCAGACGACG ATATTGAATCTGAAGGTGCGATTGCATTGAAAAATGCTTGGGGTGAGCTTTCGGCAATCGAGAAAGAGACACGACGTTACAAAGAGATACGTGAGCGTACTGAGCAGGAACTCGAATTGTGTCGACAAAAAGGCGTGCAGTTGGAAGAT GAACTGCCCGAACGTATTACCAGCGACGAAGAACGCGAACTATTGGCGCTACTTTGTCGCGTACATGAATTGGAAGCTGATAAAGTATCACTACAAGCTGAGCGTCTAGCAAGACAGGCTGAGTTGAGGCGACGCGACCTGCAGCTCTTGCGCGCCGAGCGTCAACGGCGTTTGTGTGAGGATATTATAAGCTCACAACGTCGTTTGATTGAGGAAGGCAATGTCGAATTGCCCGACGAGCTGCGCGAACTTTACGGTTTATACCAACAGGAGATACATGCTGGCGTTGTTACACCGGCTACATCTTATGAGCGCAAATTGCCACCCATCTACACAGCTGG TTCCGAATCTCCCGGCTCTAGTTCCAGCTCTGAATGGTCTCCTGGTTCACCGTTGCCACCGATCGACAGTCAAGTACTTAGCGCTTTTCAAGATGGACCGGATCGTCATATGGGACCACTTGTTAATCCACGTTTACCGAAATTATCCGCGACAACTACACCGGCTACACGACGTGGCACCGCAATACGTATGGCTAAACATGCGCCCAACAACACTTAA